A segment of the Nostoc sp. TCL26-01 genome:
TCATTTACTTTGACAGATTGAATATTTAAGTTAACAGCATCCAAAGTTAAACGGTCAATACCATTGCGGATAGGCGATAAGCGAATGCTACAACTACCTTGGTAACTTTGGTGAGGGATATCCAAATCCAAATCAAGAAAAATATGTTCTACCTGGCCTGGGCGATCGGGGTTATAGTGAGGTCTAGCTCCCGGTAGCTCAAATGATCTATGTCCGTTATTATCGTGAGCGAAAGAATAAGAGTGTGGCATTGAGATGACTACGTTTTTAATTGGGAAAATTTTAACTGAGTATATTTTTCAAAAATAGCGCTATTTGGTAGATTTCCCAAATTTGGTCAATGGTCAATAGTCAATGGTCAATAGTCATTGGTCAATAGTCAGCACGCTCTCACTCCCTCACGCTCTCACTCTCTCACTCAGCACCGGCTGCATCGCCCCGCTACCGCTAACAGCACTCAGCACTCCCTCACTCCCTCACTCAGCACTCTCTCATACCAATTCACAAAAATCCTGATACGTATAGCTTACTCGTTGGGTATTGTCCGCCCACCGTTTTAACGGTGGTCTCATAGCTTAAGTCCATTAAAATGGACTCTGATATTCAGTCCTCTTGAGAGGACTTTAGCTATGAGACAGGGATTTACAATCCCTGACGGACTGACGGACTCACTCAGCACTCTCTCATACCAATTCACAAAAATCCTGATACATATAGCTTACTCGTTGGGTATTGTCCGCCCACCGTTAAAACGGTGGTCTCATAGCTTAAGTCCATTAAAATGGACTCTGATATTCAGTCCTCTTGAGAGGACTTTAGCTATGAGACAGGGATTTACAATCCCTGACGGACTGACGGACTCACTCAGCACTCTCTCATACCAATTCACAAAAATCCTGATACATATAGCTTACTCGTTGGGTATTGTCCGCCCACCGTTAAAACGGTGGTCTCATAGCTTAAGTCCATTAAAATGGACTCTGATATTCAGTCCTCTTGAGAGGACTTTAGCTATGAGACAGGGATTTACAATCCCTGACGGACTGACAGACTCACGTATTTGTATCATTATTAAAGTGAAATGGTATCACTCTCTCACTCAGCACTCAGCACAGGCTGAACGCCCCGCTACCGCTAACAGCACTCTCTCACTCATTTACGGATTCGCCCTGATTGCTTTTGAAGTATTTTTTAGAGTACTTTTCTACTGATCGTCAGTAAATTGATAATTTTTACCTTTAAATCCCGAAAAAACCGTAGATATTGGTGATAATTCCGAAAACTCAACAGTGACGTTTTCACAAGCCTTGGTGACAATTTAAGCAAAAGAGGAAACTAAACAATGCCTGAAACTAAATCGAAGATTTTAATTCCTGCTATTGGTGCAGCTGTCGTTGTAGCCGGCAGTGTGGCTGCTTATATGTATCTGAAAGGGCCGAGTGGAGATAGTGCCGGGGCAGTTAGTAGTGCTAAATTAGTACCGTCTACTGCCATTATGGCTACTTACATTACTACTGACCCACAAGCTTGGGCAAAGTTACAGCAATTTGGCACTCCTGAAGCACAAAAGTTAGTTGCTAAAAGCTTGGAAGATTTTAATAAGGATATGTTAAATGACAGTAACATTTCTTATGAAAAAGATATCAAGCCCTGGATTGGTGGTGTGATGGTGGCTGTGCTACCTCCGAGTCCGACAAAACCAGCTCAGTTTAATGCACCAGCACCGGGAACCAACGCACCAGTACCCACACGCCAGGAAGCGCCAGTGTTAATGGTCATTGGCATTAAGGATAAAATTAGTGCTTTGAATTTTGCCAATAAATTAAAGGGGCAGAAAAACGTCAAATCTCAAGAAACTGATTATAAAGGTGAAAAAATCACCGAAACCAAGGAAGGAGAAGGACAGCCCACCTACAGTGCTGTCTTAAATAATAGTTATTTAGTATTGTCACCAGAAAAACCCAATGTAGAAAAAGCCATTGATACCTTTAAAGGTGAGCCATCTTTTGCCAGTAAAGCTGGGGCTAGCAATATTCTCAACAAAGGTGTCGATGTTAAAAACTCTCTAGCGCAAATCTATGTTCCCGATTATGCGGGGATGGTACAACAACTGGCAGCTAGTAATCCCCAAGCGACGCAGTTAACACCACAAGCCCTAAAACAACTACAACAAGTTAAATCTTTAGTAGCAGGAATAGGGGTTGATGATGCAGGTATTCGTTTAAAAGCGATCGCTAATTTAGATCCTGAATTGAATAAATTTCAATATCAAACCTCTCCATCTAAAATTCTCGCACAATTTCCCGCCGAGACTTTTGCCCTGATTAGTGGTCAAGGAATCAGCAGTGGTTGGTCAACTGTTGTGGAACAATCAAAAGACTACCCAGAATTTAAGCAAGCTTTAGAACAGGTACGCGGACAATTACAACTAGTCAATATCGACCTGGATAAGGAAGTTTTTGGCTGGATGAATGGGGAGTTTGCGCTGGGTGCGATACCATCTAACCAAGGTATATTAGCTAGTGTTGGTTTTGGTGGGGCTTGGGTACTAGATACAAGCGATCGCAAAACCGCAGAAGCCACCCTCACT
Coding sequences within it:
- a CDS encoding DUF3352 domain-containing protein — translated: MPETKSKILIPAIGAAVVVAGSVAAYMYLKGPSGDSAGAVSSAKLVPSTAIMATYITTDPQAWAKLQQFGTPEAQKLVAKSLEDFNKDMLNDSNISYEKDIKPWIGGVMVAVLPPSPTKPAQFNAPAPGTNAPVPTRQEAPVLMVIGIKDKISALNFANKLKGQKNVKSQETDYKGEKITETKEGEGQPTYSAVLNNSYLVLSPEKPNVEKAIDTFKGEPSFASKAGASNILNKGVDVKNSLAQIYVPDYAGMVQQLAASNPQATQLTPQALKQLQQVKSLVAGIGVDDAGIRLKAIANLDPELNKFQYQTSPSKILAQFPAETFALISGQGISSGWSTVVEQSKDYPEFKQALEQVRGQLQLVNIDLDKEVFGWMNGEFALGAIPSNQGILASVGFGGAWVLDTSDRKTAEATLTKLDTLAKTQQINITQKKIGDKDITEWQIPQQGALLAHGWLDQDTVFLAIGGPIADILANNKAQSLDNSDSFKAITGSLQKPNGGYFYLDMDKTMSIVNTLAARSQPIPPEANAILSSIRGLGVTANSPDKSNSQLEMLLALKPSSK